A genomic segment from Dethiosulfovibrio russensis encodes:
- a CDS encoding phosphomannomutase/phosphoglucomutase — protein MNVPSNIFREYDIRGEAETDLSSQNVLAIARSYGTYLSRKGITKASVGGDVRISTERIRNDVIQGLIDTGIDVIDVGTVTSPLLYWSLFHHDIDGAIMITGSHNPKDMNGLKMALGKSTIYGEEIQKIREMVEKDDFEIADKPGDVSEEDLWPDYLEMLKSKIQLGPRKLKVVADAANGTASLRIVEFLESLGCEVIPLYCEPDGTFPNHHPDPQKRANMQDLIASVRENKADVGFGFDGDADRIGVVDDSGEIVWGDVLMALYWREILPKNPGATAIIEVKCSQALEDEVRRLGGVPHYYKAGHSLIKAEMKRIGALFAGEYSGHIFFADEYYGFDDSFYAAGRLLRMLSESDQSLSEMLSDIPVYYHTEEVRVECPDDKKFEVMGRITSKALEEHEAITVDGLRIVYPDGKGWGLIRASNTQPVLATRCEGKTPEDLEYIAKDVKKRMLDAGLPDFEWTY, from the coding sequence ATGAACGTCCCCTCCAATATATTCAGAGAATACGATATAAGGGGAGAGGCTGAAACGGACCTATCTTCCCAGAACGTACTGGCCATAGCGAGATCGTACGGGACCTACCTAAGCCGTAAGGGCATAACCAAGGCATCCGTAGGAGGAGATGTCCGGATCTCCACCGAGAGGATCAGAAACGACGTTATACAGGGACTAATCGACACAGGCATAGACGTTATAGACGTAGGTACCGTGACGAGTCCTCTGCTGTACTGGAGCCTGTTCCACCACGATATCGATGGAGCGATAATGATAACCGGGAGCCATAATCCCAAGGATATGAACGGTCTCAAGATGGCCTTGGGAAAATCCACCATATACGGGGAAGAGATACAGAAAATCCGCGAGATGGTGGAAAAGGACGACTTCGAAATAGCCGACAAACCAGGAGATGTTTCGGAGGAAGACCTGTGGCCTGACTATCTGGAGATGTTGAAAAGCAAGATCCAACTGGGACCGAGAAAGCTCAAGGTCGTGGCGGACGCAGCCAATGGAACGGCCTCCCTTAGGATAGTGGAATTTCTGGAAAGCCTGGGCTGCGAGGTGATCCCTCTCTACTGTGAGCCGGACGGAACGTTCCCCAATCACCATCCGGACCCTCAGAAGAGGGCTAACATGCAGGATCTTATCGCCTCGGTAAGGGAAAACAAGGCGGACGTCGGTTTCGGCTTCGACGGAGATGCCGATAGGATAGGGGTCGTCGACGACTCGGGCGAAATCGTCTGGGGAGACGTCCTAATGGCGCTCTACTGGAGAGAGATCCTCCCGAAAAACCCAGGAGCGACCGCCATAATAGAGGTCAAATGCTCTCAGGCCCTGGAGGACGAGGTCAGACGACTCGGAGGAGTCCCCCATTATTACAAGGCAGGCCACTCGCTCATAAAGGCGGAGATGAAGAGAATCGGGGCTCTGTTCGCCGGAGAATATTCGGGACACATTTTTTTCGCCGACGAATACTACGGCTTCGACGACTCCTTCTACGCTGCGGGAAGGCTGCTGAGGATGCTTTCGGAAAGCGACCAGTCTCTATCGGAGATGCTCTCCGATATCCCCGTCTACTATCACACCGAAGAGGTAAGGGTCGAGTGTCCCGACGACAAGAAGTTCGAGGTTATGGGACGGATAACGTCCAAAGCCCTAGAAGAACACGAGGCCATAACGGTGGACGGACTGAGGATCGTATACCCCGACGGAAAAGGCTGGGGACTTATAAGGGCGTCCAACACCCAACCGGTGTTGGCTACCAGATGCGAGGGCAAAACCCCGGAAGATCTGGAATATATCGCTAAAGACGTGAAGAAAAGGATGCTCGACGCAGGACTGCCCGACTTCGAGTGGACCTACTGA
- a CDS encoding MFS transporter, with amino-acid sequence MDSGENKNHVLLVLSFSLFCCMMGVGVISPILPLYAVKMGASGTLLGLVFGAFSMSRLFCSLVSGSMADRLERKTLILFGLSIYTISSLAYLFVESAWHLVAIRFFNGLGSAFVVPVAMSIGSDVSEEGEEGAFFGSLQMALFAGIGAGPLISGLLTDWLGLQAPFLVMTAMTLVALTGIALWLPKGLPVSSSGTGGDLSVYSALLKDPVLRRVYAYRFSTALGRGSMLMFLPLIATELDLSFVRIGIILSTVSIATSLFQKYTGGLADRFPKNRLVLVAGVLSSVTLFSMPLLRTFPALLLGALAFGIGTATGAPSITSLAAIRGRDFGTGRAMGVFNIAFGLGMMSGPILAGYIRDAGILSSPFVPIGIVLLTASSFFILDGPFRAVGISSGREECVSG; translated from the coding sequence TTGGATTCTGGGGAAAACAAAAATCATGTATTGCTGGTGCTTTCCTTTTCACTGTTTTGTTGCATGATGGGAGTAGGGGTTATAAGTCCCATTCTGCCTCTTTACGCCGTCAAGATGGGAGCTAGCGGTACACTGTTGGGGCTGGTGTTCGGAGCCTTTTCCATGTCGAGGCTTTTCTGTTCCCTCGTCTCCGGGTCAATGGCCGACAGGCTGGAGAGAAAGACCCTGATTCTCTTCGGGCTCTCTATCTACACCATCTCCTCCTTAGCCTATCTTTTCGTGGAATCCGCCTGGCATCTGGTGGCTATAAGATTCTTCAACGGTCTTGGATCGGCGTTCGTGGTTCCCGTCGCCATGTCTATCGGTTCCGACGTGAGCGAGGAAGGGGAGGAAGGGGCCTTTTTTGGATCTCTTCAGATGGCCCTATTCGCTGGGATAGGCGCAGGTCCCCTTATCAGCGGTTTGTTGACAGATTGGTTGGGATTGCAGGCGCCCTTCCTTGTCATGACCGCCATGACATTGGTGGCCCTTACGGGCATAGCTCTTTGGCTTCCCAAGGGATTGCCTGTCAGTTCATCCGGAACGGGGGGGGATCTCTCCGTCTATTCGGCTCTCCTGAAGGACCCTGTCCTGAGAAGGGTCTATGCCTACAGGTTTTCGACCGCTCTCGGTCGCGGTTCAATGTTGATGTTTCTGCCTTTGATAGCCACCGAATTGGACCTGTCCTTTGTTAGGATAGGGATTATTCTCTCGACGGTCTCGATCGCCACGTCCCTCTTTCAGAAATACACAGGAGGTTTGGCCGATCGTTTTCCCAAAAACCGTCTTGTTCTAGTGGCGGGGGTTCTGTCCTCCGTTACGTTGTTTTCCATGCCGTTGCTCCGTACCTTTCCTGCGTTGCTTTTAGGCGCTTTGGCTTTCGGGATCGGGACCGCCACAGGAGCTCCTTCCATAACCTCTCTGGCCGCTATAAGAGGCCGTGATTTCGGGACGGGGAGGGCCATGGGGGTTTTCAATATAGCCTTCGGGCTGGGTATGATGAGCGGGCCTATTTTGGCCGGATACATAAGGGACGCCGGGATACTTTCATCTCCGTTTGTCCCTATCGGTATTGTACTCTTGACGGCGTCGTCGTTTTTTATCCTAGATGGACCTTTCAGAGCCGTCGGTATCTCTTCCGGAAGAGAGGAATGCGTATCTGGTTGA
- a CDS encoding ABC transporter substrate-binding protein, whose protein sequence is MSFLSVSSSYGMTVDYATNLKVDEVDGCYLVTVDRPYYGATEPEVVLLVPEDMEPSVSMDGISRIDIPLNRIVVGTTPAVACLDALDSLDLLVGLAGGKYVYTDSVRKMGLPEVASDGGMSRSLDRERLLELAPDGFITYLYGDEERRDVDFLRNCGVPVLFMAEYLEDSPLARAEWIKFIGLLVGREEQATEIFDKVVRRYEELASMVEKSQVRPLVLSGAPFGGVWYVPRRGSWPSIMFRAAGAKSLWNDLEGTGTAPMDLEAVLVRAESSEIWLNCGSWRSLEDAERSGLPIEAFPPFEKGEIFNNDRRVTSEGGNDYYQSGIIRPDMILADLISIIHPEKMRDHELFYYRKLK, encoded by the coding sequence TTGTCTTTTCTGAGTGTTTCTTCCTCCTATGGAATGACGGTGGATTACGCCACCAACCTTAAGGTGGACGAGGTAGATGGATGTTATCTGGTGACCGTAGATCGTCCTTATTACGGTGCGACCGAACCGGAGGTCGTTTTATTGGTGCCGGAGGACATGGAGCCTTCCGTATCTATGGACGGAATATCTAGGATAGATATTCCCCTTAATCGTATCGTCGTGGGAACTACCCCGGCGGTGGCGTGTCTTGATGCACTGGATTCCTTGGATTTGCTTGTAGGTCTGGCGGGAGGCAAGTACGTCTACACCGATTCGGTCAGAAAGATGGGGCTTCCAGAGGTTGCCTCCGATGGCGGTATGTCCAGATCCCTGGACAGGGAAAGACTGCTGGAGTTGGCTCCCGACGGGTTCATCACCTATCTGTATGGTGACGAGGAACGCCGGGACGTCGATTTCTTAAGGAATTGCGGCGTGCCGGTACTGTTCATGGCGGAGTATCTGGAGGACTCCCCTCTGGCCAGAGCGGAGTGGATAAAGTTTATCGGGCTTTTGGTCGGCAGGGAAGAGCAGGCCACAGAGATATTCGATAAAGTGGTCCGGAGATATGAAGAGCTGGCGAGTATGGTCGAGAAATCCCAAGTCCGGCCGTTGGTCCTCTCGGGAGCTCCTTTTGGAGGGGTTTGGTACGTTCCCAGGAGGGGTAGCTGGCCGTCCATTATGTTCCGGGCGGCCGGGGCGAAATCTCTCTGGAACGATTTAGAGGGAACCGGCACCGCTCCGATGGATCTGGAGGCGGTCCTGGTGAGGGCGGAATCCAGCGAGATCTGGTTGAACTGCGGTTCCTGGCGGAGCCTTGAGGACGCAGAGAGATCGGGACTTCCCATAGAGGCTTTCCCCCCCTTCGAAAAAGGGGAGATCTTCAACAACGATCGCAGGGTTACCTCTGAGGGAGGTAACGATTACTATCAGTCCGGAATAATAAGACCGGATATGATACTTGCGGATCTCATCTCCATAATCCATCCGGAAAAAATGAGGGATCATGAGCTGTTCTACTACCGAAAGCTCAAGTAG
- a CDS encoding ABC transporter ATP-binding protein has product MKDPILQSIGLAVGYKNRIVVSGMDFSLFRGEVVSLLGPNGSGKSTALRTLLGLQPSLDGVVLLDGAPLESYSPLKRARIVGAALSDRPRPWGMTALELVEQGRFSRDRDEDRCVRAMEDMGAMELAGRQLTELSDGELQRVHVARALAQDPSLLILDEPTSFLDQPRRVEVLRRLRRLATERDISVLLSLHDLDLALSQSDRCLLIVDGVISVGSPEDLVLRGAFGDAYGQPRDWDPLERPEPDYPDTSITVELSCPDHLSCWVLRGLRRGGFALGSSCRRLNVSVDDGDILFRVDNEGTISEHGGLDSVIDALSGDRESPRCPR; this is encoded by the coding sequence ATGAAAGACCCTATACTTCAATCTATTGGGTTGGCCGTGGGATATAAGAACAGAATAGTAGTATCTGGGATGGATTTTTCCCTCTTTCGAGGAGAGGTCGTCTCTCTGCTGGGACCCAACGGATCGGGCAAATCCACGGCCCTGAGAACTCTCCTGGGGCTTCAGCCATCTCTCGACGGTGTCGTCCTGTTGGACGGCGCTCCGTTGGAGTCCTATTCTCCTTTGAAGAGAGCCAGAATTGTGGGGGCCGCCCTTTCCGACAGGCCTAGGCCCTGGGGAATGACCGCGTTGGAGCTGGTGGAACAGGGGCGTTTCTCCAGGGATCGTGACGAAGACAGATGCGTCAGGGCGATGGAGGATATGGGGGCCATGGAGTTGGCGGGCAGACAGCTGACGGAGCTCAGTGATGGGGAGCTTCAGAGGGTCCACGTAGCCAGGGCTTTGGCTCAGGATCCGTCACTCCTGATATTGGACGAGCCGACGTCTTTTTTGGACCAGCCCAGAAGGGTAGAGGTACTTAGGAGATTGAGACGATTGGCCACGGAGAGGGATATCTCCGTGTTGCTCTCGCTTCATGACCTGGATCTGGCTCTTTCCCAGTCGGACAGATGTCTCTTGATAGTCGACGGAGTAATATCGGTGGGATCTCCGGAGGATCTGGTCTTGCGAGGAGCCTTCGGAGATGCATACGGTCAGCCTAGGGACTGGGATCCTCTGGAAAGGCCGGAGCCCGACTATCCCGATACCTCCATAACGGTAGAGCTTAGTTGTCCGGACCATCTCTCATGTTGGGTCCTCCGAGGACTCAGACGAGGTGGTTTCGCCTTGGGATCTTCCTGCCGTCGTCTTAACGTGTCGGTCGATGACGGAGATATCCTGTTTCGTGTCGATAACGAAGGGACGATCTCCGAGCATGGAGGGCTGGACTCGGTGATAGACGCTTTGTCCGGCGATAGGGAAAGTCCGCGATGTCCTCGATAG
- a CDS encoding AEC family transporter, with protein sequence MLHALLIVLPLGLIMAIGWIVKRIGLVTDTGVAEMNGMLYWVSMPAILFRSTIKVDPAHFSNFPFMCGVYGVFVVLPFISWALARIRGLPREKLAVSVLVSIRGNNVFMGLPAVTIALGEPGLVSYGIYLALSLVVYQMISIAMGQLALSGELSIRSLFKTVRKLAGNPMLGACVLGVTGAFLGMGNLPGWLDQTLGILGNVGSGVALMALGASLQIEHILSSVRRVWNDILIRLFLSPLMTWGALTFMEVDPMLTKTAVLVAAMPAAVNNFVLAQGMGMDGSYAGEVIITTTVFSILSLTLWISLLGV encoded by the coding sequence ATGTTGCATGCTCTGCTTATAGTTCTTCCTCTAGGACTTATAATGGCTATCGGATGGATCGTTAAACGGATCGGTCTCGTGACGGATACAGGGGTGGCTGAGATGAACGGCATGTTGTATTGGGTGTCCATGCCAGCAATCCTGTTCAGGTCGACCATAAAGGTGGATCCCGCCCATTTCTCAAACTTTCCCTTCATGTGCGGCGTCTACGGGGTTTTCGTAGTTTTGCCTTTTATATCTTGGGCTCTGGCCAGGATCAGAGGACTTCCCAGAGAGAAACTTGCCGTATCGGTTCTCGTCTCGATAAGGGGCAACAACGTTTTTATGGGGCTTCCTGCCGTTACCATTGCTCTTGGCGAACCGGGGCTCGTGAGCTACGGGATTTATCTGGCCCTATCCCTGGTGGTCTACCAGATGATCTCTATCGCCATGGGGCAACTAGCTCTATCCGGCGAGTTGTCCATCAGATCTCTTTTTAAGACGGTCCGTAAACTGGCCGGAAACCCCATGCTTGGAGCCTGTGTCCTAGGTGTGACGGGCGCTTTCCTGGGGATGGGAAATCTGCCAGGATGGTTGGACCAGACTCTCGGCATACTGGGCAACGTAGGCAGCGGAGTGGCTCTGATGGCCTTAGGGGCCTCTCTTCAGATAGAACATATTTTATCCTCGGTCAGGAGGGTCTGGAACGATATCCTGATCCGCCTGTTTCTGTCCCCTCTTATGACCTGGGGGGCTTTGACTTTTATGGAGGTTGATCCGATGCTGACTAAGACCGCCGTACTGGTGGCGGCCATGCCCGCAGCTGTAAATAATTTCGTCCTGGCCCAGGGGATGGGGATGGACGGATCCTATGCCGGTGAGGTTATTATAACCACGACGGTCTTTTCTATATTGTCCTTGACCTTATGGATTTCCCTGTTGGGTGTTTAA
- a CDS encoding amino acid ABC transporter ATP-binding protein, with amino-acid sequence MNPAIQVKGLHKSFGSLQVLRGIDIDVSEGEVVSVIGPSGSGKSTLARCICRLEDINKGEIRLYGRRIDHKGISIEDQSELVGMIFQQFNLFPHLSVLDNVILSPTKVKKLPTEEARAKGLELLDRVGLADKRDSRPGELSGGQQQRVAIARALAMEPRIMLFDEPTSALDPELVGEVLDVIAGLAKSGMTMMIITHEMLFAKEVSDRVIFMADGVIVEEGSPELVLETPEMDRTKTFLHRMLAHHVADSD; translated from the coding sequence ATGAATCCTGCCATTCAGGTAAAGGGGCTCCACAAGTCTTTTGGGAGCCTTCAGGTACTTCGAGGCATCGATATCGACGTATCGGAAGGAGAGGTAGTATCGGTAATAGGCCCCAGCGGATCGGGCAAGAGCACATTGGCCCGTTGCATCTGTCGCCTAGAGGATATAAACAAAGGGGAGATCCGTCTCTACGGACGGAGAATCGATCATAAAGGTATATCCATAGAGGACCAATCAGAGCTTGTAGGCATGATCTTTCAGCAGTTCAATCTCTTTCCTCATCTATCCGTGCTCGATAACGTAATATTGTCTCCTACCAAGGTAAAAAAACTACCGACAGAAGAGGCGAGGGCAAAGGGCTTGGAGTTGCTCGACAGGGTCGGTTTGGCGGACAAACGGGACTCCAGACCGGGAGAGCTTTCCGGCGGCCAGCAGCAGAGGGTGGCCATAGCTAGAGCTTTGGCGATGGAGCCCAGGATCATGCTGTTCGACGAACCAACCAGCGCTCTCGATCCCGAGCTGGTAGGAGAGGTCTTGGACGTCATAGCTGGACTGGCAAAAAGCGGAATGACCATGATGATCATCACCCACGAGATGCTCTTTGCCAAAGAGGTCTCCGACAGGGTTATATTCATGGCTGACGGTGTAATCGTCGAAGAGGGTTCACCAGAGCTGGTCCTGGAAACTCCCGAGATGGATCGGACTAAGACCTTCCTTCACAGAATGCTGGCTCACCACGTAGCGGATTCGGATTGA
- a CDS encoding lysophospholipid acyltransferase family protein has product MSIRVRCIDMLASWVRPGWRAWTLYLFLRCVLGLISPRKTVALDNMAKAFPDRDERWYRENLKVVYDHFSWMVVEYLALVNDPSKALTWVEKVEGKDILDDLLSSKEGCVILASHGGNWELLSAWLCQSGYPLYAAVRDPDSEDLADLMESYRQKVGLKTLRKERKGFREMVRLPMIGNFVGLVADQDGGPTGIPVKFLGRPCTMPKGPAAISVMSKVPIIPVAIERVAPFRHKVRVYRPLSTSETVKGKEDKVVALAAEVNGVLEDMVRAVPGEWLWMHRRWKTDITGKNSI; this is encoded by the coding sequence TTGAGTATTAGAGTCAGGTGTATAGATATGTTGGCCAGTTGGGTTCGCCCGGGATGGCGGGCTTGGACTCTCTATCTTTTTCTTCGCTGTGTTTTAGGACTAATTTCACCTAGAAAGACGGTAGCATTGGATAATATGGCGAAAGCTTTCCCCGATAGAGACGAAAGGTGGTATCGTGAGAACCTGAAGGTTGTTTACGACCACTTTAGCTGGATGGTGGTGGAGTATCTGGCTCTCGTGAATGATCCATCCAAGGCATTGACGTGGGTAGAGAAGGTCGAGGGCAAGGACATCCTCGACGATCTTCTCTCGTCCAAGGAAGGTTGCGTCATATTGGCCAGCCACGGAGGCAACTGGGAACTACTTTCAGCCTGGTTGTGCCAGAGCGGTTATCCTCTCTACGCTGCCGTCAGAGATCCCGATTCCGAGGATCTCGCCGATCTTATGGAGTCCTACAGACAAAAAGTGGGGTTGAAGACCCTGAGAAAGGAACGAAAGGGCTTCCGAGAGATGGTCCGTCTACCTATGATCGGGAATTTCGTGGGTTTGGTCGCCGATCAGGACGGAGGACCTACAGGTATACCGGTAAAATTTTTAGGACGTCCATGTACCATGCCCAAAGGGCCTGCCGCCATCTCTGTGATGTCCAAGGTCCCTATAATTCCGGTTGCCATAGAGAGAGTAGCCCCCTTTAGACACAAGGTGAGGGTTTATAGGCCTCTCTCTACGTCCGAAACCGTAAAGGGGAAAGAGGATAAAGTCGTTGCCCTGGCTGCCGAGGTCAATGGGGTCTTGGAGGATATGGTTCGTGCTGTGCCAGGCGAATGGCTGTGGATGCACCGAAGGTGGAAGACCGATATAACCGGAAAGAACTCTATTTGA
- a CDS encoding amino acid ABC transporter permease: protein MNLDFSILSPYIPMLLAGAWFTVKASLCSVVLGSAFGLIVGALRVVPFAPVRGLAATYIYVIRGTPLLVQLFLIYFGLPSLGINLPAFVAGVIGLGINSSGYVGEIVRGGIEAVPKGQWEASKMLGLSYLRSMRYIILPQAIRNMLPAIGNEFVTLIKESSLLSTLAITELTMAGQQVRSVTYASFETFIAVGIVYLCLTSSTSFALQLLEKRWHTR from the coding sequence ATGAACCTGGATTTTTCCATACTGTCGCCCTATATCCCTATGCTTCTGGCTGGTGCCTGGTTTACGGTAAAAGCCTCTCTCTGCAGCGTCGTTCTGGGATCGGCCTTCGGTCTGATAGTCGGCGCCCTTAGGGTCGTCCCCTTCGCTCCGGTAAGAGGACTTGCCGCAACCTACATATACGTCATAAGAGGCACTCCTCTTCTGGTACAGCTTTTTCTCATATATTTCGGATTGCCGTCCCTCGGTATAAACCTGCCGGCTTTCGTAGCCGGGGTAATAGGCTTGGGGATAAATTCATCGGGATATGTAGGCGAAATAGTCCGTGGCGGAATAGAGGCCGTCCCTAAGGGACAATGGGAAGCATCCAAGATGCTCGGCCTTTCTTATTTGAGATCTATGAGATACATAATACTGCCGCAGGCGATAAGAAACATGCTCCCAGCAATAGGGAACGAGTTCGTCACTTTGATAAAGGAATCGTCGCTTCTCTCCACCTTAGCCATAACAGAGCTAACCATGGCGGGACAACAGGTCAGGAGCGTGACCTATGCGTCTTTCGAGACGTTTATCGCCGTAGGAATAGTATATCTGTGTCTGACCAGTTCTACCAGCTTTGCCCTTCAGCTTCTGGAAAAACGTTGGCATACCAGATAA
- a CDS encoding FecCD family ABC transporter permease, translating into MSCSTTESSSRSLRSLLPWILLPMALVIVALAGLCLGSASIPVSSIWAIFSGGDVSSSWKTIVLDLRLPRVVSAILAGAALSSSGLIMQTLFGNGLAGPSVLGVSSGASLGAALALLLAPGDGLISRLGLLGCSFAGAFITMMLVALIGERVKRGGTLLILGLMIGYTVNAVVSVLIQWAPSERVHGFVSWSFGTFSGIGWDRIPWMASSVFLGLALAFVGRRFWDAFLLGETCAATVGADVPRIRRRMILISALLAGTVTAFCGPVAFLGVAVPHMARGISGSARHGRLLPVTVLCGASLAVAADLLSRLPGGASSLPLNSVTSLIGAPVVAWVVFRGGDR; encoded by the coding sequence ATGAGCTGTTCTACTACCGAAAGCTCAAGTAGATCCCTCCGTTCCTTGCTGCCGTGGATACTGCTTCCCATGGCACTTGTCATCGTGGCTTTGGCTGGTCTCTGTCTGGGATCCGCATCAATTCCGGTCTCCTCTATCTGGGCGATTTTCTCCGGCGGAGATGTCTCCAGCAGCTGGAAGACGATAGTCTTGGATCTGAGGTTGCCCAGGGTTGTCTCGGCCATCCTGGCAGGAGCAGCTCTGTCTTCCTCCGGGTTGATCATGCAGACCCTTTTCGGAAACGGTCTCGCCGGTCCCTCGGTCCTCGGAGTTAGTTCCGGCGCCAGCCTGGGAGCCGCTCTGGCTTTGCTTCTCGCTCCCGGAGACGGGCTGATCTCTCGTTTGGGTCTTCTCGGCTGTTCATTTGCCGGAGCCTTCATCACGATGATGCTTGTCGCCTTGATAGGCGAGAGGGTGAAAAGAGGTGGTACCCTGCTCATACTGGGGCTGATGATAGGCTACACTGTTAACGCGGTGGTTTCGGTGTTGATACAGTGGGCGCCTTCGGAGCGGGTTCACGGATTCGTCTCCTGGAGTTTCGGGACATTCTCCGGCATAGGCTGGGATCGTATTCCCTGGATGGCCTCCTCCGTGTTTCTGGGGCTGGCCTTGGCTTTCGTGGGACGCAGGTTTTGGGATGCTTTCTTGCTGGGAGAGACGTGTGCCGCCACCGTAGGGGCAGACGTCCCCAGGATAAGGAGAAGGATGATACTGATATCGGCATTGTTGGCCGGAACGGTCACGGCGTTTTGCGGCCCCGTGGCCTTTCTGGGGGTGGCCGTTCCCCATATGGCCAGGGGTATCTCCGGTAGCGCCAGACATGGTCGGCTTCTTCCTGTCACCGTCCTGTGTGGTGCCTCCTTGGCGGTCGCCGCCGATTTGCTGTCAAGACTTCCAGGCGGAGCGTCGTCTCTTCCTCTGAACTCGGTGACCTCTCTGATAGGTGCGCCTGTAGTGGCCTGGGTGGTCTTTCGGGGTGGAGACCGATGA
- a CDS encoding class II aldolase/adducin family protein: MLLEEKRELVVRYGRMIQEQKLTTGTGGNLSVLNPSSGLMAISPSGVDYEEIVPKDVVIMSLDGVFPEEDHREPSSEWQLHSALYRHRPDVRAIVHCHSDYATAVSCLGIDLPPVNYMIAVAGDKVPLTPFAVYGTSDLALNVVNSIGDSDAALMANHGQIALGKTMKAAFAVALNVEYVARLFILAKGAGDPVLLSRADILETRKRFKSYGQRIKDRVGDDNDASVG, from the coding sequence TTGTTGTTAGAGGAAAAAAGAGAATTAGTGGTTCGATACGGCAGGATGATTCAAGAGCAAAAACTCACGACCGGTACAGGGGGAAACCTCAGCGTCTTGAATCCCTCGTCGGGGTTGATGGCGATAAGTCCCTCTGGGGTGGACTACGAGGAGATCGTCCCAAAAGACGTCGTGATAATGTCCCTGGACGGAGTTTTTCCGGAGGAGGATCACAGAGAACCCTCCTCTGAATGGCAGTTGCATTCAGCCCTTTATCGGCATCGGCCCGACGTTAGAGCCATCGTGCACTGTCATTCCGATTACGCTACGGCGGTCTCCTGCCTCGGTATCGATCTGCCTCCCGTAAACTATATGATAGCGGTAGCAGGGGATAAAGTTCCTCTGACTCCTTTTGCCGTTTACGGAACCTCAGATTTGGCCCTGAACGTGGTAAATTCTATCGGAGATTCCGACGCGGCCTTGATGGCCAACCACGGTCAGATCGCTCTGGGAAAGACTATGAAAGCCGCTTTCGCCGTAGCTCTCAATGTCGAGTACGTGGCGAGGCTGTTTATCTTGGCCAAGGGAGCGGGAGACCCCGTTTTGTTGTCGAGAGCGGATATTTTAGAGACCAGGAAGCGTTTTAAATCCTACGGCCAGAGAATAAAAGACCGAGTAGGAGATGATAACGATGCCTCTGTGGGGTAG
- a CDS encoding dipeptidase: MKRESCIGRARELHGTGLVVDAHFDLLKDVLDKRDKGRKNVIEEDHLPAMRRAGLDLVVSSIFVEDRYVPDMALKRALDQIGALHGELDECSDSFSLCLNWEDVEVARAKGRLAILLSFEGVEPISNDMGLLRIFYELGVRGVGLVWSRRNYAGDGCFFSRRREGRKGGLTDFGVRLLDEISRLGMFLDVSHLNDEGFQDVLEFYEGPFIASHSNCRSLMGTMRNLEDDQIIALADRGGVMGMNSCSTFVAEESKVGPVGVSHLADHVDYVKKLVGIEHVGFGFDFCDMFRQSTGSESYDCISGYGQVMELSAELLSRGYSDEEVLSVMGGNFARVYRSALS, translated from the coding sequence ATGAAACGAGAGAGTTGCATCGGTAGAGCCAGAGAGCTGCATGGCACCGGTCTAGTGGTGGACGCTCACTTCGATCTTCTCAAGGATGTCTTGGACAAGAGGGATAAGGGAAGAAAAAACGTCATAGAGGAAGATCATCTTCCTGCTATGAGGAGAGCCGGTCTCGACTTGGTGGTTTCATCTATCTTTGTAGAGGATCGCTATGTCCCAGATATGGCTCTGAAAAGGGCTTTGGATCAGATAGGGGCTCTCCACGGCGAGTTGGACGAGTGTTCGGATTCTTTTTCTCTCTGTTTGAATTGGGAAGATGTCGAGGTCGCTAGGGCTAAGGGACGGTTGGCGATATTGCTATCTTTCGAGGGAGTCGAGCCTATCTCGAACGATATGGGGCTTCTTAGAATATTTTATGAGCTCGGCGTACGTGGCGTGGGGCTCGTATGGAGCAGAAGGAATTACGCCGGAGATGGTTGCTTTTTCTCCCGACGACGGGAGGGACGGAAAGGAGGTCTTACCGATTTCGGGGTAAGACTTTTGGACGAGATTTCCCGTCTCGGTATGTTTTTGGACGTTAGCCATCTGAACGACGAAGGCTTTCAGGACGTACTGGAGTTCTATGAAGGGCCGTTCATCGCCTCTCATTCCAACTGCCGTTCTCTTATGGGGACCATGAGAAATCTGGAGGACGATCAGATAATAGCCCTTGCCGATAGAGGCGGGGTTATGGGGATGAACAGTTGCAGTACCTTTGTGGCCGAGGAATCGAAGGTAGGACCGGTAGGGGTTTCCCATCTGGCCGACCACGTGGATTATGTAAAAAAACTCGTAGGTATAGAGCATGTGGGGTTCGGATTCGATTTCTGCGATATGTTTCGTCAGTCCACAGGGAGTGAAAGTTATGATTGCATATCCGGTTACGGCCAGGTGATGGAGCTTTCCGCCGAGCTATTGAGCAGAGGCTACTCGGACGAAGAGGTCTTGTCGGTTATGGGTGGAAATTTCGCCAGGGTGTACAGATCGGCTCTTTCATGA